A genomic window from Lotus japonicus ecotype B-129 chromosome 1, LjGifu_v1.2 includes:
- the LOC130732420 gene encoding protein MAINTENANCE OF MERISTEMS-like, which produces MYAARAYILRLIGTFLLCDHTGSHVPLRYLILLRDFEETAKYSWGSAVLALLYHELCYATGASRTEIGGCAYLIQVWAWLRIPGIGPDPPRLHRGLPLAARWRDPDPKKPIKWAKKQIEWWRTKLDECNVSLQMHGPSPTFEYGTLVAMDNPTIVIHKSK; this is translated from the exons ATGTATGCTGCAAGAGCATACATCTTGCGACTAATTGGTACTTTCTTACTATGTGACCACACCGGTTCACATGTCCCTCTTAGATATCTCATTCTCTTACGAGACTTTGAGGAGACCGCAAAGTATAGTTGGGGTTCAGCCGTACTAGCACTTCTCTATCATGAGTTGTGCTATGCAACCGGTGCTTCACGTACAGAGATTGGCGGCTGTGCTTATTTGATACAAGTGTGGGCATGGCTAAGGATTCCAGGAATCGGCCCGGATCCACCGAGGCTGCACCGTGGCCTCCCACTCGCGGCAAG ATGGAGGGACCCGGACCCGAAAAAACCAATAAAGTGGGCAAAGAAGCAAATCGAGTGGTGGCGCACCAAATTAGACGAATGTAATGTTTCGCTTCAGATGCATGGACCTTCTCCGACCTTCGAATATGGCACCTTGGTCGCCATGGACAACCCTACCATCGTAATACACAAAAGTAAATAA
- the LOC130718868 gene encoding protein MAIN-LIKE 1-like, translating to MADQEVVKLGPRNDSVLYLQKDGKHVSIGAWNQINRILKVRKYRDFRDFIPAEIVGHLRQAGFYEAALAGSLKLDKVLISAMVERWRHETHPFHMPFGECTITLQDVAVHLGLPIDGNPVTGVTWCDWS from the coding sequence ATGGCCGACCAAGAAGTGGTCAAATTGGGTCCGAGGAATGATAGTGTGTTGTATTTGCAAAAAGATGGCAAGCACGTGTCTATTGGTGCGTGGAACCAAATAAATAGAATTCTGAAAGTGAGAAAATATCGGGATTTTCGAGATTTTATTCCCGCTGAAATTGTAGGCCACCTTCGTCAAGCCGGATTTTACGAAGCCGCCTTAGCTGGGTCTCTGAAACTTGACAAAGTTTTAATATCAGCTATGGTGGAGCGATGGAGGCATGAGACACACCCGTTCCATATGCCGTTCGGAGAGTGTACTATCACTCTGCAAGATGTTGCTGTTCATCTTGGCTTACCCATTGATGGGAATCCTGTCACCGGAGTTACTTGGTGTGATTGGTCTTAG
- the LOC130718875 gene encoding uncharacterized protein LOC130718875 has protein sequence MIDATNWTKWPGIAAGSRTDEFTPISGTSGLLGSGVDQLSVVVDGSWNAGRKRMGASAVLRDHLGNWISGTSTSYGHGNAFLAEILAVEIGLNHAWELGFRSVLCFSDCKQVVEVFGTAADVSTFWARDTITRIRALVSREWKVEFCYVPRERNNAADSLAREASREGTQRRVWSTPPSSIIASLYLDANP, from the coding sequence ATGATTGATGCCACAAACTGGACAAAATGGCCAGGAATTGCAGCAGGCTCTCGCACGGATGAATTCACGCCAATCTCAGGAACTTCAGGTCTGTTGGGGAGTGGTGTTGATCAGCTATCAGTGGTTGTGGATGGCAGTTGGAATGCTGGCAGAAAACGCATGGGAGCCAGCGCTGTGTTACGCGACCATCTTGGTAATTGGATTTCTGGAACATCCACGAGCTATGGTCATGGTAATGCCTTCTTGGCTGAAATTTTGGCGGTTGAAATTGGTTTGAACCATGCCTGGGAGTTGGGTTTCAGATCAGTATTATGTTTCTCAGATTGTAAACAGGTTGTGGAAGTGTTTGGCACTGCAGCTGACGTCTCAACCTTCTGGGCGCGAGACACCATCACACGAATCCGGGCATTAGTGTCGCGGGAATGGAAAGTTGAATTTTGTTATGTCCCAAGGGAGAGGAATAATGCGGCTGATTCCTTAGCTCGTGAAGCCTCAAGAGAAGGGACTCAGCGTAGAGTTTGGTCTACTCCGCCATCTAGTATTATTGCGTCATTATATTTAGACGCTAATCCGTAG
- the LOC130729127 gene encoding phosphoprotein ECPP44-like, with protein MAEENQNKYESGTTEVETQDRGVFDFLGKKKEEEKPQEEVIVTEFEKVKVSEEPEKKKEEVDHEGEKKHSTLLEKLHRSDSSSSSSSDEEEGKEGEEKKKKKKKEKKEVKSTDENTSVPVEVDPAHAEEKKGFLDKIKEKLPGHGKKTTEEATTSPPPPPPSVSETTSTPHEGAEKKGILEKIKEKIPGYHPKTEEEGTKDKENAAH; from the exons ATGGCAGAGGAGAACCAGAACAAGTATGAGAGTGGTACCACTGAGGTGGAGACCCAGGACAGGGGTGTCTTTGATTTTCTTGgtaagaagaaggaggaagagaagcCTCAAGAGGAGGTGATAGTCACCGAGTTTGAGAAGGTCAAAGTGTCTGAGGAAcctgagaagaagaaagaagaggtTGATCATGAAGGAGAGAAGAAGCACAGCACCCTCTTGGAGAAGCTTCACCGATCTGACAGCAGCTCTAGCTCT TCAAGCGAtgaggaagaaggaaaagagggagaggagaagaagaaaaagaagaagaaggaaaagaaagaggTGAAGAGTACAGATGAGAACACGAGTGTTCCGGTTGAGGTTGATCCTGCACACGCTGAGGAAAAGAAGGGGTTCCTTGACAAAATCAAGGAGAAGCTACCAGGGCATGGTAAGAAGACTACAGAGGAAGCCACCacttctccaccaccaccaccaccatctgtTTCAGAGACGACAAGTACTCCTCATGAAGGAGCTGAGAAGAAAGGTATCTTAGAGAAGATCAAAGAGAAGATTCCAGGATATCATCCAAAGACTGAGGAGGAAGGCACCAAGGATAAGGAGAATGCTGCTCATTGA
- the LOC130729126 gene encoding chromatin remodeling protein SHL-like isoform X1 — protein sequence MFVTSMAKPKPPRRTLDSFTVKHINKTVRPGDCVLMRPSEPGKSSYVARIERIEADSRGANVKVHVRWYYRPEESIGGRRQFHGSKEVFLSDHLDFQSADTIEAKCTVHSFKSYTKLDAVGNEDFFCRFEYNSSTGAFNPDRVAVYCKCEMPYNPDDLMVQCEGCSDCTFIKEDLRGCSLQLFIILFRFHPACIDMTVEEAERLDHFYCEGCSAEGQKSLQNSHSATRSDTKVDTKRRRRQ from the exons ATGTTTGTTACTTCCATGGCTAAACCGAAGCCTCCGAGACGAACCCTAGATTCATTCACAGTCAAACACATCAACAAAACCGTTAGAC cGGGCGATTGCGTGCTTATGCGACCTTCTGAGCCGGGGAAATCGTCGTATGTGGCTAGGATCGAGCGGATCGAAGCTGATTCCCGAGGCGCCAACGTCAAGGTTCACGTCCGCTGGTACTACCGTCCGGAGGAATCAATCGGCGGCCGCCGTCAGTTTCACGGCTCCAAGGAGGTTTTCCTCTCCGATCACCTTGATTTTCAGAGCGCCGACACTATTGAAGCCAAGTGTACGGTCCACAGTTTCAAGAGCTATACTAAGCTCGATGCCGTTGGGAATGAAGATTTCTTCTGCCGTTTTGAGTATAATTCCTCCACCGGCGCCTTCAATCCTGATCGTGTTGCCGT GTATTGTAAATGTGAGATGCCGTACAATCCTGATGATCTAATGGTCCAGTGTGAGGGGTGCAGTGATTG TACCTTTATTAAAGAGGATTTGAGGGGATGCAGTCTTCagctttttattatattattcaGGTTCCATCCTGCGTGTATAGACATGACTGTGGAGGAAGCTGAAAGACTTGACCACTTTTATTGTGAAGGTTGTTCTGCTGAAGGTCAAAAAAGTTTGCAAAATTCTCATTCTGCTACGAGATCAGATACAAAG GTGGATACAAAACGCCGTCGAAGGCAATAG
- the LOC130729126 gene encoding chromatin remodeling protein SHL-like isoform X2 codes for MFVTSMAKPKPPRRTLDSFTVKHINKTVRPGDCVLMRPSEPGKSSYVARIERIEADSRGANVKVHVRWYYRPEESIGGRRQFHGSKEVFLSDHLDFQSADTIEAKCTVHSFKSYTKLDAVGNEDFFCRFEYNSSTGAFNPDRVAVYCKCEMPYNPDDLMVQCEGCSDWFHPACIDMTVEEAERLDHFYCEGCSAEGQKSLQNSHSATRSDTKVDTKRRRRQ; via the exons ATGTTTGTTACTTCCATGGCTAAACCGAAGCCTCCGAGACGAACCCTAGATTCATTCACAGTCAAACACATCAACAAAACCGTTAGAC cGGGCGATTGCGTGCTTATGCGACCTTCTGAGCCGGGGAAATCGTCGTATGTGGCTAGGATCGAGCGGATCGAAGCTGATTCCCGAGGCGCCAACGTCAAGGTTCACGTCCGCTGGTACTACCGTCCGGAGGAATCAATCGGCGGCCGCCGTCAGTTTCACGGCTCCAAGGAGGTTTTCCTCTCCGATCACCTTGATTTTCAGAGCGCCGACACTATTGAAGCCAAGTGTACGGTCCACAGTTTCAAGAGCTATACTAAGCTCGATGCCGTTGGGAATGAAGATTTCTTCTGCCGTTTTGAGTATAATTCCTCCACCGGCGCCTTCAATCCTGATCGTGTTGCCGT GTATTGTAAATGTGAGATGCCGTACAATCCTGATGATCTAATGGTCCAGTGTGAGGGGTGCAGTGATTG GTTCCATCCTGCGTGTATAGACATGACTGTGGAGGAAGCTGAAAGACTTGACCACTTTTATTGTGAAGGTTGTTCTGCTGAAGGTCAAAAAAGTTTGCAAAATTCTCATTCTGCTACGAGATCAGATACAAAG GTGGATACAAAACGCCGTCGAAGGCAATAG